One region of Nycticebus coucang isolate mNycCou1 chromosome 10, mNycCou1.pri, whole genome shotgun sequence genomic DNA includes:
- the LOC128597048 gene encoding protein tyrosine phosphatase type IVA 1-like — translation MTLLFLHQTKMAGRNHPAPTEVTYKNMRFLITHSPTNATLNTFTKELKKYGVTTVVRVCEATYDAALVAKEGIRFLDWPFDDGAPPPPQIVDDWLSSVKIKFREEPAGCAAVHCAAGLGRAPVPVALALTEGGMKYEDAAQLIRQTRRGAFNSKQLLYLEKYHPKMRQLRFKRSRVHKNSCCLQ, via the coding sequence atgacCCTCTTGTTTCTTCACCAAACTAAAATGGCTGGAAGGAACCACCCAGCTCCTACGGAAGTCACGTACAAGAACATGAGATTTCTTATTACACACAGCCCAACCAACGCGACCTTAAACACATTTACAAAGGAACTTAAGAAGTACGGAGTCACCACAGTGGTAAGAGTGTGTGAAGCAACTTATGATGCTGCTCTTGTGGCAAAAGAAGGCATCCGTTTTCTTGACTGGCCCTTTGATGATGGTGCACCGCCACCTCCCCAGATTGTTGACGACTGGTTGAGTTCTGTGAAAATCAAGTTTCGAGAGGAGCCTGCCGGTTGTGCTGCCGTCCATTGTGCCGCAGGCCTCGGCAGAGCGCCGGTGCCCGTGGCTCTGGCGTTGACGGAAGGAGGAATGAAGTACGAAGACGCAGCGCAGCTCATAAGGCAGACGCGGCGTGGAGCTTTTAACAGCAAGCAGCTTTTGTACTTGGAGAAGTATCATCCTAAGATGAGGCAGCTGCGTTTCAAACGCTCGAGGGTCCACAAAAACAGCTGCTGCCTTCAGTGA